One stretch of Halapricum desulfuricans DNA includes these proteins:
- a CDS encoding sodium:calcium antiporter translates to MAVLAVDVIIILLATGAIWIGSGWLENASERLATYYGLPEVVQGSIVTAVGSSFPELATVVVAAITVDSLELGVGAIVGSAVFNILVIPALAGISTAEELEANRALVYKEALFYMLSVSILVITFSFAVIYHPVNATSYLAGNVTRPLALIPLGMYGLYVFIQYQDTSDHESDDDVSDIAIGRQWGMLVASLFVILVAVERLVHSVDVIGTSLDVPAFIMGVTIAAAATSLPDAMVSVRAANEDRGIAAVANVLGSNTFDLLVAIPVGVLLVGSTSINFSMAIPMFGVLTLATIMLFTALRTDLALTTLESYGLLAAYALFVLWVVLETLDVVVDLLPT, encoded by the coding sequence ATGGCGGTACTCGCAGTCGACGTGATTATCATCCTTCTGGCGACCGGTGCGATCTGGATCGGTAGCGGCTGGCTCGAAAACGCCAGCGAACGGCTCGCGACCTACTACGGACTGCCGGAGGTCGTACAGGGGTCGATCGTCACCGCGGTCGGGTCGAGTTTCCCCGAACTGGCGACGGTCGTCGTCGCGGCGATCACGGTCGACTCGCTGGAACTGGGCGTCGGTGCGATCGTCGGCTCTGCGGTGTTCAACATCCTCGTGATCCCCGCACTCGCCGGGATCTCCACCGCGGAGGAACTCGAGGCCAACCGGGCGCTGGTGTACAAGGAAGCGCTGTTCTACATGCTCTCCGTCTCGATTCTCGTCATCACGTTCTCGTTCGCGGTCATCTACCACCCTGTCAACGCCACCTCGTATCTCGCCGGAAACGTCACCCGCCCGCTGGCGCTGATCCCGCTCGGCATGTACGGGCTGTACGTCTTCATCCAGTATCAAGACACCTCCGATCACGAGAGCGACGACGACGTGAGCGACATCGCGATCGGCCGTCAGTGGGGGATGCTCGTCGCCAGCCTGTTTGTCATTCTGGTCGCCGTCGAGCGGCTGGTCCACTCGGTCGACGTCATCGGGACGAGCCTGGACGTGCCCGCCTTCATCATGGGCGTGACGATCGCCGCCGCCGCGACCAGCCTGCCCGACGCGATGGTGAGCGTCCGGGCCGCGAACGAGGACCGCGGGATCGCCGCTGTCGCGAACGTGCTGGGGTCGAACACCTTCGACCTGCTGGTCGCGATTCCGGTCGGTGTGCTGCTCGTCGGCAGCACGTCGATCAACTTCTCGATGGCGATTCCCATGTTCGGCGTGCTCACGCTGGCGACGATCATGCTGTTTACTGCGCTCCGAACTGATCTGGCGCTCACGACGCTCGAATCGTACGGTCTGCTGGCCGCGTACGCGCTGTTCGTCCTCTGGGTCGTCCTCGAGACGCTCGACGTCGTGGTCGACTTGCTGCCGACCTGA
- a CDS encoding universal stress protein, translating into MYEKILFPFDGSDGAAEVLQHAGELARWTDGSIRLLYVADTNEVSVARADGEVLDSLIEHGEEILSDAADVLEALDVRYTTDVVQGTPAETIVEYGEDHDFDVIVMPTSGRQGLSRYLLGSVTEKVVRLSETPVLTARMAADEEFVVPFDRILVPTDGSKAAESATRHAFDLAAAMGADVHALSVVDTGAFSSDVRSERLSNAGETHASEVVETVADAAKEYGLDGVTTHVESGSPAEEIHEVVDREGIDAVVMGTTGRQGVERILLGSVAEKTVRSVPVPVITVRNGPRPML; encoded by the coding sequence ATGTATGAAAAGATCCTCTTTCCGTTCGACGGGAGCGACGGGGCGGCCGAAGTACTGCAGCACGCGGGCGAACTCGCCCGCTGGACGGACGGGTCGATCCGACTGCTGTACGTCGCCGACACGAACGAGGTGAGCGTCGCGCGCGCCGACGGCGAGGTACTCGACAGCCTCATCGAACACGGCGAGGAGATCCTCTCTGACGCCGCTGACGTTCTGGAGGCACTCGACGTGCGATACACGACTGACGTCGTGCAGGGGACGCCCGCCGAGACGATCGTCGAGTACGGCGAGGATCACGACTTCGACGTGATCGTCATGCCGACCAGCGGGCGACAGGGGCTGTCCCGGTACCTGCTTGGCAGCGTCACCGAGAAGGTCGTCCGGCTCTCGGAGACGCCCGTGCTGACGGCGCGGATGGCCGCCGACGAGGAGTTCGTCGTGCCCTTCGATCGGATCCTCGTCCCGACTGACGGGAGCAAGGCGGCCGAGAGTGCCACGCGCCACGCGTTCGATCTGGCGGCGGCGATGGGCGCGGACGTCCACGCGCTGTCGGTCGTCGACACCGGCGCGTTCAGTTCGGACGTGCGCTCGGAGCGCCTCTCCAACGCCGGGGAAACGCACGCTTCGGAGGTCGTCGAGACGGTCGCGGACGCCGCGAAAGAGTACGGACTCGACGGCGTCACGACGCACGTGGAATCGGGCTCGCCTGCCGAAGAGATCCACGAGGTCGTCGACCGGGAGGGGATTGATGCCGTCGTGATGGGCACGACCGGTCGACAGGGCGTCGAACGAATTCTACTGGGAAGCGTCGCAGAGAAGACCGTTCGATCGGTGCCCGTCCCGGTCATCACGGTCCGCAACGGCCCGCGACCGATGCTGTGA
- a CDS encoding phosphoribosylaminoimidazolesuccinocarboxamide synthase translates to MTSVKDFRIDKEPTAEDLGRGAFVFTDDYSVFDWGKMPDEIPQKGASLCTMGAYNFEVLEQNHIPTHYEGVAVPGEAVGADAERAVVDLSEALVAGVAPREMVISLTQVPDLPHDGADYDYDAYHEAAGENYLIPLEIVFRNTVPVGSSLRKRSEPAEHGLDYEEWPDEPVDLPEPIVEFSTKYEKQDRYLDREQADRIAGEADIDRLEELALSVDHILTEQAARSGFVHEDGKIECLYYQGEIHVADVVGTFDENRFSYDGQEVSKEVLRQYHKRTQPEWVEAVSEAKDAADERGVADWKSLCEREPEPLESAVIETARDLYCAGTNAYVGGDVFEAPDIETAVEAAREL, encoded by the coding sequence ATGACGAGCGTCAAAGACTTCCGGATCGACAAGGAGCCGACCGCCGAGGACCTCGGCCGCGGCGCGTTCGTGTTCACCGACGACTACTCCGTGTTCGACTGGGGGAAGATGCCCGACGAGATCCCACAGAAGGGCGCGTCGCTGTGCACGATGGGCGCGTACAACTTCGAGGTGCTCGAGCAGAACCACATCCCGACACACTACGAGGGCGTGGCAGTCCCGGGCGAGGCGGTCGGGGCCGACGCCGAGCGGGCGGTCGTCGACCTGAGCGAGGCGCTCGTCGCCGGGGTCGCCCCGCGAGAGATGGTGATCTCGCTGACGCAGGTCCCCGATCTCCCCCACGACGGGGCCGACTACGACTACGACGCCTACCACGAGGCCGCGGGCGAGAACTACCTGATCCCCCTGGAGATCGTCTTCCGCAACACCGTCCCCGTCGGATCGTCGCTACGAAAGCGCTCGGAGCCGGCCGAGCACGGGCTGGACTACGAGGAGTGGCCCGACGAGCCGGTCGATCTCCCCGAACCGATCGTAGAGTTCTCGACGAAATACGAGAAACAGGACCGGTATCTCGACCGCGAGCAAGCCGACCGGATCGCCGGGGAAGCCGACATCGACCGTCTGGAAGAGCTGGCGCTGTCCGTCGATCACATCCTCACCGAACAGGCCGCACGGTCGGGGTTCGTCCACGAGGACGGCAAGATCGAGTGTCTCTACTATCAGGGCGAGATTCACGTCGCCGACGTCGTCGGTACCTTCGACGAAAATCGCTTTTCCTACGACGGTCAGGAGGTCAGCAAGGAGGTGCTCCGGCAGTACCACAAGCGCACCCAGCCCGAGTGGGTCGAGGCCGTCAGCGAGGCCAAGGACGCGGCCGACGAGCGCGGCGTCGCCGACTGGAAGTCGCTGTGCGAGCGCGAGCCCGAACCGCTCGAGTCGGCCGTCATCGAGACCGCGCGGGACCTGTACTGTGCCGGCACGAACGCCTACGTCGGCGGTGACGTCTTCGAGGCCCCGGACATCGAAACCGCGGTCGAGGCCGCGCGGGAGCTGTAG
- a CDS encoding DUF4380 domain-containing protein, which yields MTQVEDIAYEGWEHCVRIDNGLVELVVTTDVGPRIVDFRRTDGENVFFLDETAAGTSGGEDWELYGGHRLWHAPESDSRTYQPDNESVEVERTDRGCRLLQPVEAETGIRKAIEIEMPDGEPAVEVSHELTNEGVWSVELAPWAISVCKPGGTAVVPFPDGDPDELLPDRSLVFWPRTDASDDRIQYVDDHVLVDQTDGPEFKIGANALDGWAAYVNGGRAFVKTFEYDPEAIYPDRGASVEVYMQDHMLELETLGPLVELAPGETTSHTERWHLFEDVSEPENGADAASVAPE from the coding sequence ATGACACAGGTCGAAGACATCGCCTACGAGGGCTGGGAGCACTGCGTTCGAATCGACAACGGGCTGGTCGAACTCGTCGTCACGACCGACGTGGGGCCGCGGATCGTCGACTTCCGCCGTACCGACGGGGAGAACGTCTTCTTCCTCGACGAAACCGCAGCCGGGACGAGCGGCGGCGAGGACTGGGAACTGTACGGCGGCCATCGCCTGTGGCACGCCCCGGAGTCGGACTCCCGGACCTACCAGCCCGACAACGAATCGGTCGAGGTCGAACGCACCGATCGGGGATGTCGACTTCTCCAGCCGGTCGAGGCCGAGACCGGGATCCGGAAGGCGATCGAGATCGAGATGCCCGACGGCGAACCGGCCGTCGAGGTCAGCCACGAACTGACAAACGAGGGCGTCTGGAGCGTCGAACTCGCGCCGTGGGCGATCTCGGTCTGCAAGCCCGGTGGAACGGCCGTCGTACCGTTCCCGGACGGCGATCCCGACGAGTTACTGCCCGACCGGTCGCTGGTGTTCTGGCCGCGAACCGACGCCAGCGACGACCGGATCCAATACGTCGACGATCACGTGCTCGTCGACCAGACCGACGGCCCCGAGTTCAAGATCGGAGCAAACGCACTCGATGGGTGGGCGGCCTACGTCAACGGTGGTCGGGCGTTCGTCAAGACCTTCGAGTACGACCCCGAGGCGATCTATCCCGACCGCGGGGCCTCGGTCGAGGTGTACATGCAGGATCACATGCTCGAACTGGAGACGCTGGGGCCGCTCGTCGAACTCGCGCCCGGCGAGACCACGAGCCACACCGAGCGGTGGCACCTCTTCGAAGACGTTTCAGAACCCGAAAACGGGGCCGACGCCGCGTCGGTCGCGCCGGAATAG
- a CDS encoding DUF63 family protein, whose translation MPLLPSGLVVPPLAHLAALIVGTVTVTAFLLALEPRVRQRHVLAFTPWMVAGAGAHGLHQLDPTVYPAWAEPLFGAPAVYVTTFVALGSVWAPLAFRASLRTDEDRVARDLGVTGTVALLGLIVFASRQETLVAGEPLWSLAGVVITVPVTLGVYFGMAYFTTDIVARTRLVGGLVIFAHALDGITTAIGIDALGTAERSPLPRAIMDIAGSLPVAETIGVGWLFVVVKLALAVVLVAVFADYLEAEPTRGNLTFAVIIALGLGPAVNNVVLFGLRNSGTVAAIGG comes from the coding sequence ATGCCACTCCTTCCGAGCGGGCTCGTCGTCCCGCCGCTCGCGCATCTCGCGGCCCTGATCGTCGGGACCGTGACGGTGACCGCGTTCCTGCTCGCGCTCGAACCGCGAGTCCGCCAGCGCCACGTGCTGGCGTTCACGCCGTGGATGGTCGCCGGCGCGGGCGCACACGGGCTCCACCAGCTCGACCCGACTGTCTATCCGGCCTGGGCCGAACCGCTGTTCGGTGCTCCGGCCGTCTACGTCACGACGTTCGTCGCGCTCGGGTCCGTCTGGGCGCCGCTCGCGTTCCGGGCCAGCCTCCGGACTGACGAGGACCGGGTCGCGCGCGACCTGGGCGTGACTGGAACTGTCGCACTGCTGGGATTGATTGTCTTCGCGAGTCGTCAGGAGACGCTCGTCGCCGGCGAGCCGCTCTGGTCGCTCGCTGGCGTCGTCATCACGGTACCGGTGACACTGGGGGTCTATTTCGGGATGGCGTATTTCACGACCGACATCGTCGCCAGAACGCGGCTGGTCGGCGGGCTCGTAATCTTCGCGCACGCCCTCGACGGGATCACGACCGCGATCGGGATCGACGCCCTCGGGACGGCCGAGCGCTCGCCGCTCCCCCGGGCGATCATGGATATCGCCGGGAGCTTGCCCGTCGCCGAGACGATCGGCGTCGGCTGGCTGTTCGTCGTCGTCAAGCTTGCGCTCGCGGTCGTCCTCGTTGCCGTCTTTGCCGACTACCTCGAAGCCGAACCGACCCGCGGGAACCTGACCTTCGCAGTCATCATCGCGCTGGGGCTCGGTCCCGCTGTCAACAACGTCGTGCTCTTCGGGCTTCGAAACAGCGGGACTGTCGCCGCGATCGGCGGCTGA
- the deoC gene encoding deoxyribose-phosphate aldolase codes for MDDVATRIEHTVLGPTTTPADVQAVLDAAIETGMRACVPPYQVPMAAEYAPGVELSTVVGFPHGQHATASKAEEAAALAERGADELDVVANLGLLRAGEDETFRRDLAEVVAATTRPVKVIVEAPLLDEGEKHRAARLATEADAAYLKTATGFADGGATVADVELLSTYLPVKAAGGIDSWERAKAMFEAGAERIGASSGDAILDAYRRSKA; via the coding sequence ATGGACGACGTCGCCACGCGGATCGAACACACCGTCCTCGGCCCGACGACGACGCCGGCGGACGTGCAGGCCGTCCTCGATGCGGCGATCGAGACCGGCATGCGCGCCTGCGTCCCGCCCTATCAGGTCCCGATGGCCGCCGAGTACGCCCCGGGCGTCGAACTGTCGACGGTCGTCGGCTTCCCGCACGGCCAGCACGCGACCGCGAGCAAGGCCGAGGAAGCCGCGGCGCTCGCCGAGCGGGGTGCCGACGAACTCGACGTTGTCGCGAACCTCGGGCTCCTGCGGGCGGGCGAAGACGAGACGTTCCGACGGGACCTCGCAGAGGTCGTCGCCGCGACGACGCGCCCGGTGAAGGTGATCGTCGAGGCGCCGCTGCTCGACGAGGGCGAGAAACACCGGGCGGCCCGACTCGCGACCGAAGCCGACGCGGCCTATCTCAAGACCGCAACGGGCTTCGCCGACGGCGGTGCGACGGTCGCCGACGTCGAGTTGCTCTCGACGTATCTCCCCGTCAAGGCCGCCGGCGGGATCGATAGCTGGGAGCGGGCGAAGGCGATGTTCGAGGCCGGAGCCGAGCGCATCGGTGCGTCCTCGGGCGACGCGATCCTCGACGCGTATCGGCGCTCGAAAGCGTGA
- a CDS encoding tRNA (N(6)-L-threonylcarbamoyladenosine(37)-C(2))-methylthiotransferase, with product MARYYVETYGCTSNRGETQQIERALREGGHRPASSPQDADVAILNTCTVVEKTERNMLRRARELDEQTPADLIVTGCMALAQGEQFADVDAEILHWDDVPEYVLNGECPTATPDTETVLDGVTGILPIARGCMSDCSYCITKQATGRIDSPTVEENVRKARALVHGGAREIRITGQDTGVYGWDINQGESLLPELLDRICAEIDGDFRVRLGMANPGGLHGIAEELATVFAEHDEIYNFLHAPVQSGSDDVLADMRRQHQVEQFREIVATFDRHLEYWTLATDFIVGFPTEAPGDHEASMDLLREVRPEKVNVTRFSKRPGTDAAELKGLGGTVKKERSKAMTDLKMDVVGEAYEAMVGTERTVLLTEDGTEDSLVGYDEAHRQVALPNAQLQGLKVGDFVDVEITGHNTVYAMGEPISPPETPTAARADD from the coding sequence ATGGCCCGCTACTACGTCGAGACCTACGGCTGTACCTCAAATCGAGGTGAGACACAGCAGATCGAGCGCGCCCTGCGAGAGGGCGGGCACCGGCCGGCGTCTTCGCCACAGGACGCCGACGTGGCGATTCTGAACACGTGCACGGTCGTCGAGAAGACCGAGCGCAACATGCTCCGGCGGGCCAGAGAGCTGGACGAACAGACGCCCGCAGACCTGATCGTCACGGGCTGTATGGCGCTGGCCCAGGGCGAGCAGTTCGCGGACGTAGACGCCGAAATCCTCCACTGGGACGACGTCCCCGAGTACGTCCTCAACGGCGAGTGTCCGACGGCCACGCCCGACACCGAGACCGTCCTCGACGGCGTCACTGGTATTCTCCCGATCGCCCGGGGCTGCATGAGCGACTGCTCGTACTGTATCACCAAGCAGGCGACCGGGCGAATCGATTCGCCGACCGTCGAGGAGAACGTCCGGAAGGCCCGGGCGCTCGTCCACGGCGGCGCACGGGAGATCCGGATCACCGGTCAGGACACCGGCGTCTACGGCTGGGACATCAACCAGGGCGAGAGCCTCCTGCCCGAACTGTTGGATCGGATCTGTGCCGAGATCGACGGCGACTTCCGGGTTCGACTGGGGATGGCAAACCCCGGCGGTCTTCACGGGATCGCGGAAGAACTCGCGACTGTATTCGCCGAGCACGACGAGATCTACAACTTCCTGCACGCGCCCGTCCAGAGCGGCTCCGACGACGTGCTCGCGGACATGCGTCGCCAGCATCAGGTCGAGCAGTTCCGCGAGATCGTCGCGACCTTCGATCGCCACCTCGAGTACTGGACGCTCGCGACGGACTTCATCGTCGGGTTCCCGACCGAAGCCCCCGGCGATCACGAGGCGAGCATGGACCTCCTTCGGGAAGTCCGCCCCGAAAAGGTCAACGTCACGCGCTTCTCGAAGCGCCCGGGCACCGACGCCGCCGAGCTGAAGGGGCTGGGCGGCACGGTCAAGAAGGAGCGCTCGAAGGCGATGACCGACCTGAAGATGGACGTCGTCGGCGAGGCCTACGAGGCGATGGTCGGCACCGAGCGCACGGTGTTGCTCACCGAGGACGGCACAGAGGACTCGCTGGTCGGCTACGACGAGGCCCACCGACAGGTCGCCCTGCCGAACGCGCAACTCCAGGGGCTGAAGGTCGGGGATTTCGTCGACGTCGAGATCACCGGCCACAACACGGTCTACGCGATGGGCGAGCCGATCTCCCCGCCGGAAACGCCGACGGCCGCCCGGGCCGACGACTAG
- a CDS encoding DUF7113 family protein: protein MLLIRGEAGGTALTGTLYEPGDDPPSFSGAPDDGAPYVWVCDSFYEVASGGQVQRIGDREVNVAFESPSPRGFETREQAIEAAKDHVRTQFQRIGLDSEDVTVAVEQP, encoded by the coding sequence ATGCTACTGATCCGGGGCGAAGCGGGCGGAACGGCGCTGACGGGGACGCTGTACGAACCCGGCGACGACCCGCCGTCGTTCAGCGGCGCGCCCGACGACGGCGCGCCCTACGTGTGGGTCTGTGATTCCTTCTACGAGGTCGCAAGCGGCGGCCAGGTCCAGCGGATCGGCGACCGAGAGGTCAACGTCGCCTTCGAATCGCCCAGCCCCCGCGGGTTCGAAACCCGCGAGCAGGCGATCGAGGCCGCGAAAGACCACGTTCGCACGCAGTTTCAGCGGATCGGCTTGGATTCCGAGGACGTGACGGTTGCGGTCGAGCAGCCCTAG
- a CDS encoding endonuclease/exonuclease/phosphatase family protein has product MTAWFRVMTYNVRYDNPDDGEHQWANRREGVADTIRFREPALLGLQEPLEHQLSYLREQLPGYEWAGDPRVDGDSEGEYSPVAFDGRRFDLVATDTFWLSETPERAGSLGWDARHPRIVTWVRLRDRDTDAVFVHANTHFSHDGPQARRHSARLLRERLDELTDDEPVIVTGDFNCVAGEPPYETMVDPDAGRRTLSNAIDRSEHGHYGPETSVTDFEHLVPNRKIDHVFVTDDVEVRQHGVCTDLFAAERYPSDHFPVLAQVRLE; this is encoded by the coding sequence ATGACCGCGTGGTTTCGCGTCATGACCTACAACGTCCGATACGACAACCCCGATGACGGCGAGCACCAGTGGGCGAACCGTCGGGAGGGCGTCGCGGACACGATCCGATTTCGCGAGCCGGCGTTGCTCGGCCTGCAGGAACCGCTCGAACACCAGCTGTCGTACCTGCGAGAGCAACTTCCCGGCTACGAGTGGGCCGGCGACCCTCGCGTCGACGGCGACAGCGAGGGCGAATACTCGCCGGTCGCCTTCGACGGGCGACGGTTCGACCTCGTCGCGACCGACACGTTCTGGCTCTCGGAGACGCCCGAACGGGCGGGCAGCCTCGGATGGGACGCCCGCCACCCACGGATCGTCACCTGGGTTCGGCTGCGCGATCGGGACACAGATGCGGTGTTCGTCCACGCCAACACGCACTTTTCACACGACGGACCGCAAGCGCGTCGCCACAGCGCCCGCCTGCTCCGGGAGCGACTGGACGAGCTGACCGACGACGAGCCCGTGATCGTCACGGGCGATTTCAACTGCGTCGCCGGCGAGCCCCCCTACGAGACGATGGTCGATCCCGACGCGGGGCGACGGACGCTGTCAAACGCGATCGACCGCTCCGAACACGGCCACTACGGCCCCGAAACCTCCGTCACCGACTTCGAACACCTCGTCCCCAACCGCAAGATCGACCACGTCTTCGTTACCGACGACGTCGAGGTTCGCCAGCACGGGGTCTGTACCGACCTCTTCGCCGCGGAGCGCTACCCGTCGGATCACTTCCCCGTGCTCGCGCAGGTCCGACTCGAGTGA
- a CDS encoding ATP-binding protein, with the protein MSDLGDFTDFSADDSGDTGDESRSSSSADRDDERFEPVEVTPTRSERGIGVLSAAEGLTISEDEDDTTLRAYITVRNRSAVRIGTYLLVPYPDGERLFCRITALEYMPEFRADDATEIHAQRAMNSREIDEEDFKFMATLEPVAVLYEEGDELKRRMTDRVPKPETAVRRADDAGEIKTGLKIPAEGVFLGHLAVGGEKVTTAAEPPTIDYRLKDDYADGDPLVFRHTLVAGGTGSGKTHAAKNVLRQYLADERSYPVESGSDREVSPAMVVFDPQDEYAQMHDDGDLPREFRRRCEREGIACGGHDDTVAFVPDVAGASYSADHHRAEQVPFTIPFSMVDDNPWLIAGSGLNDNQYSALVNVLLPRFRDEYGQGGSYEQFTRFLDDPALREQLDESGRVHEATFDAVRRRALGFGGVFDRDASPITDLVHEFVRPGGLTVVPTYHINDSRATETVVLALASLLVDEKLSNDPTFDRIEETPLIVGMDEAHNFLTDADTVQARKVIGKFTDAAKQGRKERLGLFLITQDPQDIADPVFKQINTTAVLNLGDEDAISAVNIPPNLESKVPYMEKGQMVVYSPDNSEPVELIGLSTCVTKHGR; encoded by the coding sequence ATGTCCGATCTCGGGGATTTCACCGACTTCAGCGCCGACGATTCCGGGGACACCGGCGACGAAAGTCGATCGTCGTCGTCCGCCGATCGGGACGACGAGCGGTTCGAACCGGTCGAAGTCACGCCGACGCGATCCGAGCGCGGAATCGGCGTCCTCTCGGCCGCCGAGGGGCTGACCATCAGCGAGGACGAAGACGACACCACGCTCCGGGCGTATATCACCGTGCGCAACCGCTCGGCCGTCCGGATCGGGACGTACCTCCTGGTCCCGTATCCCGACGGCGAGCGATTGTTCTGTCGGATCACCGCGCTGGAGTACATGCCGGAGTTTCGCGCCGACGACGCCACGGAGATCCACGCCCAGCGCGCGATGAACTCCCGGGAGATCGACGAGGAGGACTTCAAGTTCATGGCGACGCTGGAACCCGTGGCCGTCCTCTACGAGGAAGGGGACGAACTCAAACGGCGGATGACCGACCGCGTCCCCAAACCCGAGACGGCCGTCCGGCGGGCCGACGACGCGGGCGAGATCAAGACCGGGCTGAAGATCCCCGCAGAGGGCGTCTTCCTCGGTCATCTCGCCGTCGGCGGGGAGAAAGTCACGACCGCGGCCGAACCGCCGACGATCGACTACCGGCTCAAGGACGACTACGCCGACGGCGATCCACTCGTGTTCCGACACACCCTCGTTGCGGGTGGAACGGGCTCGGGCAAGACCCACGCCGCGAAAAACGTCCTCCGGCAGTATCTCGCCGACGAGCGGTCCTACCCGGTCGAATCGGGCAGCGATCGCGAGGTCTCGCCCGCGATGGTCGTGTTCGACCCACAGGACGAGTACGCACAGATGCACGACGACGGCGACCTGCCCAGGGAGTTCCGACGACGCTGCGAGCGCGAGGGAATCGCCTGCGGTGGCCACGACGACACCGTCGCGTTCGTCCCCGACGTCGCCGGGGCCTCCTACAGCGCCGACCACCACCGCGCCGAGCAGGTCCCCTTTACTATCCCGTTCTCGATGGTCGACGACAACCCCTGGCTGATCGCCGGGAGCGGCCTCAACGACAACCAGTACTCCGCGCTCGTGAACGTTCTCCTCCCTCGCTTTCGCGACGAGTACGGACAGGGCGGGAGCTACGAACAGTTCACGCGCTTTCTCGACGACCCGGCGCTGCGCGAGCAACTGGACGAGTCCGGCCGGGTCCACGAGGCGACCTTCGACGCCGTCCGGCGGCGCGCACTCGGGTTCGGCGGCGTCTTCGACCGGGACGCCAGCCCGATCACCGACCTTGTCCACGAGTTCGTCCGCCCCGGCGGGCTGACCGTCGTCCCGACCTACCACATCAACGACAGCCGGGCGACCGAGACGGTCGTGCTCGCACTCGCCTCGCTGCTTGTCGACGAGAAACTCTCGAACGACCCGACCTTCGACCGCATTGAGGAGACGCCGCTGATCGTCGGCATGGACGAGGCGCACAACTTCCTGACCGACGCCGACACCGTCCAGGCACGGAAGGTCATCGGGAAGTTCACCGACGCCGCCAAGCAGGGCCGCAAGGAGCGGCTCGGCCTCTTTCTGATCACGCAGGACCCTCAGGACATCGCCGATCCGGTCTTCAAGCAGATCAACACGACGGCCGTCCTCAACCTGGGCGACGAGGACGCCATCTCGGCGGTCAACATCCCCCCGAACCTCGAATCGAAGGTCCCCTACATGGAGAAAGGCCAGATGGTCGTCTACTCGCCAGACAACTCCGAACCGGTCGAGTTGATCGGGCTGTCGACCTGCGTGACAAAACACGGCCGGTAG
- a CDS encoding pyruvoyl-dependent arginine decarboxylase, with protein MSTIRVAWGSATSPTAISAYDGALAAANVHNYNLITLSSVIPAEPSLEEVGTAPDLGPAGQGLPVVQSHETVGPGSDDPAVAGLGWIRSESGRGLFYEVSGTDPDAVEATIREGIADGQRLRDWTFNSEPTVRIETAEPEPDAFAAAVVVAAYGHSESLL; from the coding sequence ATGAGTACGATTCGGGTCGCGTGGGGGAGCGCCACGAGCCCGACCGCGATCTCGGCCTACGACGGCGCGCTGGCGGCCGCGAACGTTCACAACTACAACCTGATCACGCTCTCGTCGGTGATCCCTGCCGAGCCGTCGCTCGAGGAGGTCGGCACCGCTCCCGACCTGGGTCCGGCGGGGCAGGGACTGCCGGTCGTCCAGAGCCACGAGACGGTCGGGCCGGGCAGCGACGACCCGGCAGTCGCCGGACTGGGATGGATCCGCAGCGAGTCGGGCCGCGGACTGTTCTACGAGGTCTCGGGCACCGATCCCGACGCCGTCGAAGCGACGATCCGCGAGGGAATCGCGGACGGACAGCGACTCCGCGACTGGACGTTCAATTCCGAACCGACCGTCCGCATCGAGACTGCCGAGCCCGAACCCGACGCCTTCGCGGCGGCAGTCGTCGTCGCCGCGTACGGTCACAGCGAATCGCTGCTGTGA
- a CDS encoding DUF5811 family protein, with product MYGNLSGGGDVSADDPPLSSDQRRSLRRDLASVAARTRELLPGDFVVGSELRTSATGLEATIAVQPPVGSVVSAGYAPTEDDDVSIDDEEREDLAMGLAASAALQVKQAYPDEGSPAAQ from the coding sequence ATGTATGGCAATCTCTCCGGCGGCGGTGACGTCAGCGCTGACGATCCGCCACTGTCGTCCGACCAGCGGCGTTCGCTCCGGCGCGATCTCGCGAGCGTCGCCGCCCGCACTCGCGAACTTCTCCCGGGCGATTTCGTCGTCGGTTCCGAGCTCCGGACCAGTGCGACGGGTCTCGAGGCGACGATCGCCGTCCAGCCCCCGGTCGGATCGGTCGTCAGTGCCGGCTACGCACCCACCGAGGACGACGACGTCTCGATCGACGACGAGGAACGCGAAGACCTGGCGATGGGGCTTGCCGCCAGTGCCGCGCTCCAGGTGAAGCAGGCCTACCCCGACGAGGGGTCTCCGGCCGCGCAGTGA